From a single Vampirovibrio chlorellavorus genomic region:
- a CDS encoding glycosyltransferase, which yields MNGAFKKLLALIVLAVGVCAVLFVFWQIPTQDSASAAFSSGASIADYASTYSGVLSRPLFPEKSLFLPLMLQVLWSCLLVVGIVVSSIFFPAARRWIMLLTVLTSVRHLLWRGIETLDFSSPLSVFISVLIYGAELTAFFAMVIGYFQVWGQTDHQAISISRFTPEQLPSVDIMVCTYGEPVSVLYRSLVGCQAIDYPKKTVYLCDDGNRPEMKELAEKLKVTYISRAENTHAKAGNLNNAMRYSAGELVLVFDADHVPCKNFLNETVGFFLDERMGFVQTPQHFFTDDPFQRNLLAAKEINNEQDLFFHVIQPGNDYWGAAFFAGSGALFRRAALQSVGGFAVETITEDVHTGMRIHGQGWKSLYYNRDLAAGMAQDSFADVIKQRLRWARGMTQIYCLENPLFARGLSLAQRLCYFTGIWYFFHGLPRLIFMVAPLFFLLFGYKTVNSGFVEVLIYYVPSFLATTLGYTIVSRGVRHSFWSEVYETCFCIYLSLTTFLTFLSPTRAKFRVTPKGGLTEKLNFNWRIVFPQVMIAALTVVGIGMAIIRGIQTPEYAGGIYTNLVWALYNLVLLLGAIYVAQERPQFRITPRIFRRIRCELKLLDNSIAVGYTTNISESGVAVVFDEPVPLSGTVLLKIMDWDINETTILSVQVVRSIVDENNRHYVGFQVVNRTEEQHQKLVRHMFGFAEIWAEDYVYTHTSKSFWQLMMTPFRLSSAVEAPLRRGAPRFQATLSCVLNVNNQFVVGFSNEISESGVSVYLKKGPQLQVEQPVRIRIQWQSGDISELSAVVRRIEDVGGGQLKAGLEFSQLTNEQRVDLARQIYRPKERLIRVAPSVSKFMNCTLIPVDGSAPVAGMTQEVSELGVIVHLKARTDLQIRQKVWIQLSWDGQQAEKYPGEVIDVSVYYGNHVALVYFDGLDMKTLDLLSARLHEPPESKAFKTLMAE from the coding sequence CCTTTTCCTGCCCTTGATGCTGCAAGTGCTTTGGTCTTGCTTGCTGGTGGTGGGCATTGTGGTCTCCTCTATCTTTTTCCCGGCGGCACGGCGCTGGATTATGTTGCTGACGGTTCTTACCAGTGTTCGCCATCTGTTGTGGCGGGGCATTGAAACACTGGATTTCAGCTCTCCGCTTTCCGTTTTTATTTCCGTCCTGATCTACGGGGCGGAGTTGACCGCCTTTTTTGCCATGGTCATCGGTTATTTTCAGGTGTGGGGACAAACCGATCATCAGGCCATCAGCATCAGCCGGTTTACCCCGGAGCAATTACCCAGCGTGGATATTATGGTGTGTACCTACGGGGAACCGGTCAGCGTTTTGTATCGTTCTCTGGTGGGGTGTCAGGCCATTGATTATCCCAAGAAGACAGTTTATTTGTGCGATGACGGCAACCGACCGGAAATGAAAGAGCTGGCCGAGAAGCTGAAAGTCACCTACATCAGCCGGGCAGAAAATACTCATGCCAAGGCCGGTAATTTAAACAACGCCATGCGCTACAGTGCCGGGGAGCTGGTACTGGTGTTTGACGCGGATCACGTGCCCTGTAAAAACTTTTTGAATGAGACGGTGGGATTCTTTCTGGATGAGCGGATGGGCTTTGTACAAACGCCCCAGCACTTTTTCACCGATGACCCGTTCCAGCGCAATCTACTGGCGGCTAAGGAAATTAACAACGAGCAGGATTTGTTTTTCCACGTCATTCAGCCGGGCAACGATTACTGGGGCGCTGCCTTTTTCGCCGGAAGCGGGGCCTTGTTCCGTCGGGCCGCCCTGCAAAGCGTGGGCGGGTTCGCTGTAGAAACCATTACCGAAGATGTGCATACCGGTATGCGCATTCATGGGCAGGGTTGGAAGTCCCTGTACTACAACCGGGATTTGGCCGCGGGCATGGCCCAGGATAGCTTTGCCGATGTCATTAAGCAGCGGTTGCGGTGGGCCCGGGGCATGACCCAGATCTACTGTCTGGAGAACCCGCTGTTCGCCCGGGGCCTCAGTCTGGCCCAGCGACTGTGTTACTTTACGGGCATTTGGTACTTTTTCCACGGGCTGCCCCGTCTCATCTTTATGGTGGCGCCGCTCTTCTTTCTGCTGTTTGGCTACAAAACCGTCAACTCCGGTTTTGTGGAAGTCCTGATTTACTATGTGCCCAGCTTTTTGGCCACCACCCTGGGGTATACCATCGTTTCCCGGGGGGTGCGGCACAGTTTTTGGTCGGAGGTGTATGAAACCTGTTTTTGTATTTACCTCAGCCTGACCACCTTCCTCACCTTTCTCTCGCCTACCCGGGCCAAGTTTCGGGTGACACCCAAGGGGGGGCTGACCGAAAAACTGAATTTCAACTGGCGTATTGTATTCCCGCAGGTCATGATTGCCGCCCTGACCGTGGTGGGCATTGGTATGGCCATCATTCGGGGCATCCAGACACCGGAGTATGCCGGGGGGATTTACACCAACCTGGTTTGGGCCCTGTATAATCTGGTGCTGTTGCTGGGCGCTATTTACGTGGCTCAGGAGCGTCCCCAGTTTCGCATCACCCCGCGTATTTTTCGCCGCATTCGGTGTGAGCTGAAATTGCTGGATAACTCCATCGCCGTGGGGTATACCACCAACATCAGTGAAAGTGGCGTGGCGGTGGTCTTTGATGAGCCGGTGCCCCTTTCTGGAACCGTGCTGCTCAAAATTATGGATTGGGATATCAACGAGACCACCATTTTGTCCGTGCAGGTGGTGCGCAGCATTGTGGATGAAAACAACCGTCATTACGTTGGCTTTCAGGTGGTCAACCGCACCGAGGAGCAGCATCAAAAACTGGTGCGCCACATGTTTGGCTTCGCCGAGATTTGGGCCGAGGATTACGTGTACACCCACACCTCCAAATCTTTCTGGCAATTAATGATGACCCCATTCCGCCTGAGTTCGGCGGTGGAAGCCCCCTTGCGCCGGGGAGCGCCCCGTTTTCAGGCCACTCTGTCCTGTGTTTTGAATGTGAACAACCAGTTTGTGGTGGGTTTTTCCAATGAAATCAGTGAATCGGGTGTTTCCGTTTATTTAAAGAAAGGCCCGCAACTGCAAGTGGAACAGCCTGTCCGTATCCGCATTCAGTGGCAATCGGGAGATATCAGCGAGCTATCCGCCGTGGTCCGCCGGATTGAGGATGTGGGCGGTGGCCAGTTGAAAGCGGGACTGGAATTTTCCCAGTTGACCAACGAGCAACGGGTGGATCTGGCCCGACAAATTTATCGCCCCAAAGAGCGCTTGATTCGGGTGGCGCCTTCGGTCAGCAAGTTTATGAACTGTACCCTCATTCCGGTGGATGGCTCCGCACCGGTGGCCGGTATGACCCAAGAGGTCAGCGAGCTGGGCGTGATTGTGCATTTAAAAGCGCGCACCGATTTGCAGATTCGTCAAAAAGTCTGGATTCAGCTCTCCTGGGATGGTCAGCAGGCCGAAAAATACCCGGGAGAAGTCATTGACGTGTCGGTTTACTATGGCAACCATGTGGCCCTGGTTTACTTTGACGGACTGGATATGAAAACGCTGGATCTGTTGAGCGCCCGCCTGCACGAGCCGCCGGAAAGCAAGGCTTTTAAAACCCTGATGGCGGAATAA